A genomic segment from Candidatus Viadribacter manganicus encodes:
- a CDS encoding CHAP domain-containing protein, with protein sequence MAGFFDTGPARALCLGLMALALAACATTPAPISAGGRFPGDLRAQSLPEPRGALPQVTDYAANLQCVPFARQVSGVDIYGNANTWWAQAAGRYPRSNSPAYGSVFVIHGFNTSARGHVSVVTHIDSSRLIRVDHANWLNGGEISRGVPVLDVSANNDWTEVRVWHIPGDHWGGRIYRADGFIHPFQLHAAMS encoded by the coding sequence ATGGCGGGATTCTTCGATACCGGCCCGGCCCGGGCTTTGTGCCTTGGGTTGATGGCGTTGGCTTTGGCCGCGTGCGCGACCACGCCTGCGCCGATTTCGGCTGGTGGCCGCTTTCCGGGAGATTTGCGGGCTCAGAGCCTGCCAGAGCCCCGGGGCGCATTGCCGCAGGTAACCGATTACGCCGCCAACCTGCAATGCGTGCCATTTGCCCGCCAAGTCTCGGGCGTTGACATCTATGGCAACGCCAATACTTGGTGGGCGCAAGCAGCCGGCCGGTATCCACGCTCGAATTCGCCAGCTTACGGCTCAGTATTCGTGATCCATGGCTTCAATACATCGGCGCGAGGCCACGTCTCTGTGGTCACCCACATCGATTCCAGCCGGTTGATCCGCGTCGACCACGCCAACTGGCTAAATGGCGGCGAAATCAGCCGCGGCGTGCCCGTTCTTGATGTGTCGGCGAACAATGATTGGACCGAGGTGCGCGTCTGGCACATCCCTGGAGACCATTGGGGCGGACGTATTTATCGGGCGGATGGCTTCATTCACCCGTTCCAGCTGCACGCTGCGATGAGCTGA
- a CDS encoding CHAP domain-containing protein — translation MFDSRALLVAAATVTGFAGFPSDADALTPLSLDLAIDPTVTEGPSEHAIMAPSSFERAPDAAYEPIARVTNYRSRLQCVPFARRESGVEIYGNANTWWRQAQGRYETAEAPSEGAVMVLHGYNTNARGHVAVVKEQVSPRMVIVDHANWLNGGEITRDVPIMDVSQAGDWSEVRVWNVTGRHWGGRTYRVQGFILNMLTEQARAEQIQQSAMLHETAGEATPIG, via the coding sequence ATGTTTGATTCCCGTGCGCTCCTTGTAGCGGCCGCGACGGTCACTGGCTTTGCCGGCTTTCCGTCAGATGCGGATGCGCTGACGCCGTTGTCGCTCGATCTCGCGATCGACCCGACGGTTACCGAGGGCCCGTCAGAACACGCCATCATGGCGCCGAGCTCGTTCGAGCGCGCGCCGGATGCTGCGTACGAGCCGATCGCTCGCGTTACCAATTATCGCTCGCGCTTGCAGTGCGTGCCGTTTGCGCGTCGTGAGTCAGGCGTTGAGATCTACGGCAACGCCAATACGTGGTGGCGTCAGGCGCAAGGCCGTTACGAAACGGCAGAAGCTCCGAGCGAAGGCGCCGTGATGGTGCTTCACGGCTATAACACCAATGCGCGCGGTCACGTTGCGGTGGTGAAGGAGCAAGTTTCGCCGCGCATGGTTATCGTCGATCACGCCAATTGGCTGAACGGCGGCGAGATCACACGTGACGTTCCGATCATGGATGTGTCGCAAGCTGGTGATTGGTCCGAGGTGCGCGTCTGGAACGTGACCGGCCGCCACTGGGGTGGGCGCACCTATCGCGTGCAGGGCTTCATTTTGAACATGCTGACCGAGCAAGCGCGCGCTGAGCAGATCCAGCAAAGCGCCATGCTGCACGAGACGGCGGGCGAAGCCACGCCGATCGGCTAA
- a CDS encoding ion transporter, producing MANATVAAEGEQKPAKPKAKRKKSRGGIPLFRWLTRNWVWDGFILICIIANAAILGIDAHYGETGPYHAQIEQWNMYFLFIFTGELVFEFLAQGPHKYFSNGWNVFDVIVVGLSYIATSPAISALRTLRVIRVFRLVSAVPQMRRVVEALFGAMPGILASFAILAVVFYIAAVMGTTLFHSDPGFSDLGQSMLSLFALSQFDGWGDTITRLQGENPYAWIFVLGFTLIAAFAVLNLFIGVIVEAVQAAPQDEIKEEIGEVQEEVGEIQVAQEDAAVVQQRILDEVRALRAEIASLRAGSAPPAA from the coding sequence ATGGCGAACGCTACAGTGGCCGCTGAAGGGGAACAGAAGCCGGCAAAGCCGAAAGCCAAACGCAAGAAGAGTCGTGGCGGCATTCCGCTGTTTCGATGGCTCACGCGCAATTGGGTTTGGGACGGCTTCATTCTGATTTGCATCATCGCAAACGCCGCGATCCTCGGCATCGATGCGCATTACGGTGAGACCGGCCCCTACCACGCTCAAATCGAGCAGTGGAACATGTACTTCCTTTTCATCTTCACCGGCGAACTCGTGTTCGAGTTCCTGGCGCAAGGTCCGCACAAGTACTTCTCGAACGGGTGGAATGTCTTCGACGTGATCGTTGTTGGCTTGAGCTACATCGCGACGAGCCCGGCGATCTCCGCGTTGCGGACGCTGCGCGTCATTCGCGTGTTTCGTCTCGTCAGCGCTGTGCCGCAGATGCGGCGTGTGGTTGAAGCGCTGTTCGGTGCGATGCCTGGCATTCTTGCGTCGTTCGCCATTCTGGCGGTGGTTTTCTATATCGCCGCCGTTATGGGCACGACGCTCTTCCACAGCGATCCGGGCTTCAGCGATCTTGGGCAATCGATGTTGTCGTTGTTCGCCCTGTCGCAGTTCGACGGTTGGGGCGACACGATCACGCGTCTGCAGGGAGAAAATCCCTATGCTTGGATTTTCGTGCTTGGCTTCACGCTGATCGCTGCGTTCGCAGTGCTGAACCTCTTCATCGGCGTCATCGTCGAGGCGGTGCAAGCTGCGCCGCAGGATGAGATCAAGGAAGAGATCGGGGAAGTCCAGGAGGAAGTCGGCGAGATCCAGGTCGCGCAGGAAGACGCTGCCGTTGTGCAGCAGCGCATCCTTGACGAAGTTCGCGCGCTGCGCGCAGAAATTGCGTCGCTGCGCGCCGGCAGTGCGCCGCCCGCAGCTTAG
- a CDS encoding fasciclin domain-containing protein — translation MMFHRPLRAALLAAACLLTPQEAIARSADRFLIAEVQTPNADGDVLEVAAATGQFTRFLAAVEAAGYEETLRGEGPFTIFAPTDDAFRRMDQTEVDRLMQPQNRDELLALLAYHVVAERVTSDTVGARTTRPESANGYRLTVDGRDGLRVNDELVVMPDIAASNGVIQGINSVLSPPVLVAHNESAASR, via the coding sequence ATGATGTTCCACCGCCCCCTTCGCGCCGCATTGCTTGCAGCCGCTTGCTTGCTCACGCCCCAAGAAGCGATCGCGCGGAGCGCCGATCGCTTCTTGATCGCTGAAGTTCAAACGCCGAACGCGGATGGCGACGTGCTCGAAGTCGCAGCCGCCACCGGCCAGTTCACGCGCTTTCTCGCGGCGGTAGAAGCTGCAGGTTACGAAGAAACACTGCGCGGCGAAGGGCCATTCACGATCTTCGCACCGACTGACGATGCTTTTCGCCGCATGGATCAAACTGAAGTCGATCGCCTTATGCAGCCGCAGAACCGAGACGAGCTCTTGGCGTTGCTCGCCTATCACGTCGTCGCCGAACGCGTGACGAGCGACACCGTAGGCGCCCGCACCACGCGCCCAGAATCCGCAAATGGCTATCGCCTCACAGTCGATGGCCGCGATGGATTGCGGGTAAACGACGAACTTGTCGTGATGCCGGACATCGCCGCCTCGAACGGCGTGATCCAAGGCATCAACTCAGTGCTCTCGCCGCCCGTTCTCGTGGCGCACAACGAAAGCGCCGCCAGCCGCTAA
- a CDS encoding molecular chaperone DjiA → MSVWSRIVEMAARAFDPEAEPPEFNEECAPRPNDVGFTAAVIGLAAKMAKADGEATDAELRAAAQVFRPPLGEEEHFRRAFSLAKQTVLGFDSYAKQIGRKYRARPCLLEDVLDGLFHIALADGYVGEAELKYLAEVAHHFGFSEMEFRRIKATNLGPDAGDPYAILGLLPGATMEEVRHAWRRAAAENHPDRMTQRGAPPEFVEIAREKTAAINAAYAKIREELSVDAK, encoded by the coding sequence ATGTCCGTATGGTCCCGCATTGTTGAAATGGCGGCGCGCGCTTTTGATCCCGAGGCTGAGCCGCCGGAATTCAATGAAGAATGTGCGCCGCGCCCTAATGATGTGGGTTTTACCGCAGCCGTGATCGGCCTTGCCGCAAAGATGGCGAAGGCGGATGGCGAGGCGACGGACGCCGAATTGCGCGCCGCCGCGCAGGTGTTTCGCCCCCCGCTGGGGGAGGAGGAGCACTTCCGGCGCGCCTTCTCCCTGGCGAAGCAAACTGTTTTAGGATTTGATTCCTACGCAAAGCAGATTGGGCGCAAATATCGCGCGCGGCCCTGCCTGCTCGAAGACGTTCTGGACGGGCTGTTTCATATCGCGTTGGCGGACGGCTACGTCGGCGAGGCGGAACTCAAATATCTGGCCGAGGTCGCGCACCATTTCGGGTTCAGCGAAATGGAATTCCGCCGGATCAAGGCCACCAACCTCGGCCCGGACGCCGGCGACCCCTACGCAATTTTGGGCCTGCTGCCGGGCGCCACGATGGAAGAGGTGCGTCACGCTTGGCGGCGTGCGGCAGCTGAGAACCATCCTGACCGCATGACGCAACGCGGCGCGCCGCCGGAATTCGTTGAGATCGCGCGCGAAAAGACTGCCGCCATCAACGCCGCTTACGCCAAAATACGCGAAGAACTCAGCGTCGACGCGAAATGA
- a CDS encoding N-acetylmuramoyl-L-alanine amidase, with protein MTRYLQKPSPNFDARTRPIDLVVLHYTGMQDAEIALARLTDPAPLAGHYPGPWQSDDVTADAPLSRVSAHYVVDEAGQVYALVPEEHRAWHAGVASWEDDGDINARAIGIEIVNGGHDFDLPDFPAAQIDGVIGLLKDIFGRWPQLNAKRVVGHSDVAPARKVDPGEKFPWKRLAEAGVSIWPAHTQGIELDADEPVSAAQQSLAFIGYGVRQTDYMDEATKTALIAFQRRFRPSDISGALDDETQRLLIAVARLVQ; from the coding sequence GTGACTCGTTACCTTCAAAAGCCATCGCCGAACTTCGACGCGCGCACGCGTCCGATCGATCTTGTCGTGCTCCACTATACGGGCATGCAGGACGCTGAGATCGCGCTGGCGCGTTTAACCGATCCCGCCCCGCTCGCTGGTCACTATCCTGGGCCTTGGCAAAGCGATGACGTGACTGCCGATGCGCCGCTCTCGCGCGTCAGTGCCCACTACGTGGTTGACGAGGCAGGGCAGGTCTATGCGCTGGTGCCCGAAGAGCATCGCGCCTGGCATGCGGGCGTCGCCAGTTGGGAAGATGACGGCGACATCAATGCGCGCGCGATCGGGATCGAGATCGTCAATGGCGGACACGATTTCGACCTGCCGGATTTTCCAGCGGCGCAGATCGACGGCGTGATCGGCTTGCTGAAGGACATCTTCGGGCGCTGGCCGCAGCTCAACGCCAAGCGCGTTGTCGGCCATTCGGATGTCGCGCCGGCGCGCAAAGTCGACCCCGGCGAAAAATTTCCGTGGAAGCGTTTGGCGGAAGCGGGCGTTTCGATATGGCCCGCGCACACGCAAGGCATTGAGCTTGACGCCGATGAGCCGGTGAGCGCCGCGCAGCAATCATTGGCGTTCATCGGCTATGGCGTGCGCCAGACCGATTACATGGACGAAGCGACCAAAACCGCTTTGATCGCGTTTCAACGCCGCTTCAGGCCGTCGGACATTTCAGGCGCGCTCGATGACGAGACGCAGCGTTTGCTGATCGCTGTGGCGCGGCTGGTTCAATAG